A region from the Arachis ipaensis cultivar K30076 chromosome B01, Araip1.1, whole genome shotgun sequence genome encodes:
- the LOC107617704 gene encoding uncharacterized protein LOC107617704: MQNPRRLASIILVSRHHRRRHSIFSDAEPESVASCQLRRTGCTMLPRLHRSPIRHRSATPLLPLCCASFPSSPPFLVVVPKNSERGVHFRMIGSFICAMMIELEKRIKARAGRELLQVIGQTYVKVDGGKKNGGGGFQVGKRKVKTKLTGNGA, translated from the exons ATGCAAAACCCTCGTCGTCTTGCTTCAATCATCTTAGTGAGCCGTCACCATCGCCGTCGCCACTCCATCTTCTCAGACGCAGAACCAGAATCAGTTGCCAGTTGCCAGTTACGCAGAACTGGTTGCACGATGTTGCCGCGCCTTCACCGGTCACCAATTCGTCACCGCTCTGCCACTCCTTTGTTGCCTCTTTGCTGTGCTTCGTTTCCATCTTCGCCACCGTTCCTG GTTGTTGTTCCCAAAAATAGCGAACGAGGAGTGCATTTTAGAATGATTGGTAGCTTTATTTGTGCAATGATGATTG AACTTGAGAAGAGGATTAAGGCGCGAGCAGGAAGGGAGTTGCTGCAAGTTATTGGTCAGACATATGTTAAG GTTGATGGTGGCAAGAAGAACGGTGGAGGTGGATTTCAAGTGGGGAAGAGAAAGGTGAAGACCAAATTAACAGGCAATGGAGCTTGA